The Nostoc sp. NIES-3756 DNA window GTGCAGTGTATGTACCAGAGCTATCTGTAAATTGGATTGGTTTACCTAGATATCTAACTAGAGTTGAAGAGTAAGCGCCTTGAAAGTAAACGGGTACAAGCCTTCTGCTATGGCTTCCCCAGAGGTATTTTTGATTAGGATCTGAACCCCAGAAATGACCAGCCTCTCTTGGATTGTGCTTGTTGTAGGTAATTTCTTTAGCGTTATACTTCAAGCCTCTAGACTTGTTGGAGTTGGAATTAGGAGTGAGTTTGGAAACAAAGTCATTGTTGAGAGTTAGATAGTGATCATGGTCGGCTGTGACAATTAACAGGTTCTTCTGCCAACCGCCATTTTTGTTAATCCAACTAATTACCTCTTGGACAGCCTTATCAAAGTCATTGACTGTACCGATGAGGTTGTCCATGTTGTCATCATGAGCAGCCCAGTCAATATCGCCACCCTCAATCATTAGCCAGAAGCCGTCTTTGTCTTTACCTAATACGTTAAGAGCAGCTTTGCTCAAATCAGCCAAGGTGGGATTTTCATTGATTTCTCTAGCGACGAAACTTGCGTCTGTTTCACCGGGAGATAAGGGACGGACTGTATCGGGTGTGGGAGGATTGACTAGATTACCGTTGGCATCAAGAACAGGTACACACTCAGCGACAGAGCCAGGAATAATCTTTCCTGATGGGCAAGGAGATGTGGAAGTGGCACTTCTAACAACGGAGCTATAGATGGAGAAGTTATCTAACCCTGTGGTGCTGTAGTCTCCTTTGGAGGAGCTTGTAGGTAAGTTGCCATTCTGTCCACGAGCGCCATAGAGACCGAATAATCTTTCGCCTTTATTTGGATCTATCTGCACTGCTTTGTTTAATAAGGTTTTAGTGGCATTGGGGCCACGCTCTAAGAAGTTGTAACCGTAACGGTTGGAAGTAGGATTGGGATTGTTTTTGAGATGCTCGTAGGTGTCTTGGGTGATGTAGGTGTATTTGTTGACTGGGCCTGAGCTAGCTCTGTTTTCAAAGTCTAGAGGATGACCACCACCCAACAAGACATTAGGTTTAAATTCCAACAATGTCTGTTGCAAGATGCTGTCTTGGTTGGTCTTGTTAGGGTCATAGATACTGTCGTATTTGCTACGACGATTAACATAAGAAGCTGCCGCCGCCGGTGTGGCATGGCTCACAGGTACTGATGTTACAAGCCCTGTAGCTTTGCCTTGTTCTTTGGCAATTTCTAAAATTGTTTTCAATTTCTGCTCGTAAACATCTACACCTAAAGCATTGTTGTAGCTCTTAACACCTGTGTATAGAGTAGTGGCGGTGTTAGCAGAGTCGGGATAACTGTGTTTGATGTACTCCTTATCGTAGCTACCAGGAGTGGCGGGAGATAAAGGTATCCAAGGTGCAGGGCCGCCTTTTGTGGGGTCGTAACCTGTTAAGTTACCGGGTGCTTCACTATTGCCATCGGCGCGATCGCCTGGATTAAATGGTGTGGGCAGAAATTCAAAATTGGGACGTACAGGACTCGTACCTGTCAATGGCTTACTTCCATCTAGAGCCGAGTTATTGGTAATGTGTGTCTGATTGGTAGGATCAGCTGGTGTACTATTTTGAATAGTTGTACCGTAAGTTGTTACTAATCCATATCCTGTCAGCTTTTGGAAGCTCAAACCAGAACCTTTCCCACTGGTATAGAAAGGTGCGCCTTTAGCTACGGCTGCGGCTCTGGCCATTTCCCAACCCATACCATCACCAATCATGATAATGACGTTAATTCCATTGCCTGCGGCTAGGGCAGATTCAACTCCAGGGGTAGCAAATACAAGCCAGATAGCACAGAAAAAAGTAGACATGGCAAAGCCTAGCGCTCGCCTGTAATTTTGCCAAAATGAAATCATTGCAGTGCGCCTTGTAGTATATTTAACTAAGTGTCATACCAATTCCCAAGACAAAGTAACAGATGCTTTCCTAGATAAGTCTTGCTGCATCTGGTTTCTTAATTACGAATTGGGATTAACTATGGATTTTGATAAAAGTTGGGTTCTTCATGACTGGCAAAAAATTCCGGGTTGCCAAATGCTGTTTGTTGCTGAGTGACAACCGGAACATTTTGCGCCTTAGCAGCAATCACACTTTGTTTTGCAGTTCCCACGGATAGTAGAATTACTGCTACTAGACTTGATACAAACCAACCTATTAATTTTCGATGACGCTGAAGTAAGGAAATCATTGGACAAGTTCCTCTAAGGTGGGAAATAATAGTTTTTCTGCCTGTTGGCGTTCTTGACAATCTTGTGATTCTGGAGGACACATACAAGCGAGTTCACCAATATCGACTATTTGACCCCGTAGACATTGCACGCTTTGAATTAGCAAATAAGCGGCAAAACAAGCTATCAACATTGCTACTACTAAGCTAATGACACCATCAGCCCATGTCCAGTTCAGCCATATAATAGCGATCGCTGCTAGCACTGCACCTACAGAACTGGCTAAATCCGCTATTAAATGTAGTAATGCGCCTTTAATATTCAGGTCATGATGGCTGCATTTGTGTAGATAAAAAGCGTTAAAACTGTTAACTCCTACGCCAATTAATGCAGTTGCTAACATCGGTACGCCTAAAATCTCTGTGGTGGGAGATTGTAACCGTACCAAAGCTTCTTTTACTATCCAACAGGCAATACAAGCTAAACTGATACCATTAATTAAAGCAGCAACAATTTCTAGTCGATAGCGTCCAAATAAAGTTTTCTGGGATATTGATTGAGATAACCAGGCAGCAATTAGTGCCAGTCCTAATGCTGCTACATCTGAAAGAATATGTTCCGCATCTGCTAGCAGAGATAGACTATGGCTCCAAATTCCTGCACCCAGTTCCACACAAAAAAAGATGCTGAGTAAAATTAATGTAGTCCACAGCGCCTGGATATTTTGTTTAACCTGACCTGTGTGCATTGAATCTGAACTCAGGGAACTGCTAGGGGTTGACTCGGATTTCGAGCTATCCATCAGATGCTGTTGTGCTGAAAGCACCATTCTTGATACCTGAATATCTGTACGTTCCTGCATTAATGTATCAGTAGTAAGGTTAATGATTTGATAACTAACGTTTAATAAAACGTAAAAGTATTACTGAAACTCTTCTATATAATAATGGTTATCGTTTACGTTAAGTGATTATCTTTGAATCTATGTAATATAAGTTACTATAATAGGTTTCAAAGTGATTCATCTAGGCAGCAAGTAGGACAATATTTATAGAGGCGCACAGCTAGCTAGCTGTACGCCCCTACCAATTGACGATTATCGGCGGTTAATTCTATAGCAGAAGGCAGGAGTAAAGTCTTACTATTCCTAGCATTCAAGCTTTGAAAATGTCCTAACTTATGTGATCACGGTTATATCTAAAATATATTGCAGTATTGTTAGTCTGGCTGCGCTACTAATAGATAAATAGTTGTCTAATTACTATTTTGTGAATTATCTGTTGGTTTTTCGTTTTTCTCAGATGATGTCTGATTTTGACTTTCACTTGATGAATTTTGTTTCACTTCCACAGTTGGGACTACTACAGAAGAATCGAAATTTTTGGGTTCTACAGGTTGTGTTGGTACAACTACAGAATTTGGTTGTGGCAGAATTTGAGGAGTAGTGGAATTTTGACTAGCAGTTGGTGCGGTAGTATTTTTGGTGTTAGCAGGGTTTGCTTGACGAGATGAACGGTATTCTCGCAGTTTTTCTACTAGAGATGGTGTAGAAGAAGGCTTAGGTGCAATTGCAGGGCGCTGTGATTCTCCTGTATTGGGTTGTGGTGACTGTTCGTAAGAGTTGTTGTTAGTAGGTGTTTCAGTTTGTTGGTTAGTTAAGTTACGCCTGCGTCTTTTATAAGTGGAAACAGGTACACTTTTCTCACGGCTGAAAGAATTTTGAGAATTTTGGACTGTGTTATCTTGCCCTTCATTAGAGTTAACGTTGGGTTTTTTGCCTACAGGAACCATTGGACGTTCTTCAAACAAAGGTTTTGCCGTTGGCTTTTGAGGGCGAGGAAATAGGCTAGTAAGACTAAATCCTGCGGTGGCTGCGACTAAAGCAATGCTGACACCGAGTAAAACTTTAGGGACACCAAGCTTAGGAAAGGCAAAATTTTTCAGTGGTGATGGTTTATTTATCCGGCTGGGTGTCTTAGCACCAGAAAACTTTTCTTGCAGATGCACAGATAAATCAATGGTTGGCACTGCATGAGTGGGTAATGCTTGAATTGGCAATACGGTGCTACCTGGTAGTAGTTGCAGCCATTCGGCGACTGTTTGCGGACGAAAGCGTGATTCTACTGCCATACCGCGCATGACGGCTTGA harbors:
- a CDS encoding alkaline phosphatase, whose translation is MISFWQNYRRALGFAMSTFFCAIWLVFATPGVESALAAGNGINVIIMIGDGMGWEMARAAAVAKGAPFYTSGKGSGLSFQKLTGYGLVTTYGTTIQNSTPADPTNQTHITNNSALDGSKPLTGTSPVRPNFEFLPTPFNPGDRADGNSEAPGNLTGYDPTKGGPAPWIPLSPATPGSYDKEYIKHSYPDSANTATTLYTGVKSYNNALGVDVYEQKLKTILEIAKEQGKATGLVTSVPVSHATPAAAASYVNRRSKYDSIYDPNKTNQDSILQQTLLEFKPNVLLGGGHPLDFENRASSGPVNKYTYITQDTYEHLKNNPNPTSNRYGYNFLERGPNATKTLLNKAVQIDPNKGERLFGLYGARGQNGNLPTSSSKGDYSTTGLDNFSIYSSVVRSATSTSPCPSGKIIPGSVAECVPVLDANGNLVNPPTPDTVRPLSPGETDASFVAREINENPTLADLSKAALNVLGKDKDGFWLMIEGGDIDWAAHDDNMDNLIGTVNDFDKAVQEVISWINKNGGWQKNLLIVTADHDHYLTLNNDFVSKLTPNSNSNKSRGLKYNAKEITYNKHNPREAGHFWGSDPNQKYLWGSHSRRLVPVYFQGAYSSTLVRYLGKPIQFTDSSGTYTAPGVSSVLDQSHIFQAMKAALTGSL
- a CDS encoding cation diffusion facilitator family transporter is translated as MQERTDIQVSRMVLSAQQHLMDSSKSESTPSSSLSSDSMHTGQVKQNIQALWTTLILLSIFFCVELGAGIWSHSLSLLADAEHILSDVAALGLALIAAWLSQSISQKTLFGRYRLEIVAALINGISLACIACWIVKEALVRLQSPTTEILGVPMLATALIGVGVNSFNAFYLHKCSHHDLNIKGALLHLIADLASSVGAVLAAIAIIWLNWTWADGVISLVVAMLIACFAAYLLIQSVQCLRGQIVDIGELACMCPPESQDCQERQQAEKLLFPTLEELVQ
- a CDS encoding serine/threonine protein kinase yields the protein MLAGKILQGGKYTLMQEIGRGGFGITFKATHHYLGHEVVMKTINERLRQHPDFAKFERQFQDEARRLATCIHPNIVRVSDFFVEDGLPYMVMEYIPGETLGDAFVLPAIPLPEETAIHYIRQIGAALQVVHNNGLLHRDVKPDNVILRQGTQEVVLIDFGIAREFNSGVRQTHTGLVSEGYSPIEQYLTQAQRTPATDVYGLAATLYALLTGQVPLPALLRDREQMPAPRELQPHLSAAVNQAVMRGMAVESRFRPQTVAEWLQLLPGSTVLPIQALPTHAVPTIDLSVHLQEKFSGAKTPSRINKPSPLKNFAFPKLGVPKVLLGVSIALVAATAGFSLTSLFPRPQKPTAKPLFEERPMVPVGKKPNVNSNEGQDNTVQNSQNSFSREKSVPVSTYKRRRRNLTNQQTETPTNNNSYEQSPQPNTGESQRPAIAPKPSSTPSLVEKLREYRSSRQANPANTKNTTAPTASQNSTTPQILPQPNSVVVPTQPVEPKNFDSSVVVPTVEVKQNSSSESQNQTSSEKNEKPTDNSQNSN